From Streptosporangiales bacterium, one genomic window encodes:
- a CDS encoding GNAT family N-acetyltransferase codes for MRITRVDHADDGALAAWHAAMFAGLGAGRDDPPIVSLDDVRVTYRTPDTSYLHEAYAALDGETVVGTGQLEAPLRDNPRYADVEVVVPPEHRRRGVGAALWDALHDRCLELRRTTLGAEIHQPIGAEPVPGWAFAARCGFVHKMTEVRQRLQLPIAAERLDELEAHAQQRIGAYTLRSWQGPCPDEYAEQYARLKGLLATDAPLGDLEYEPEVWDVERLRENERTAAAQGRTVFTTVAVSPAGSLAGHTQIGVGDKAHQWDTLVHRDHRGHRLGLAVKVANLRILTETRPDLRTVGTWNAPDNGPMIAVNDALGFRPIERNEEWQRIES; via the coding sequence GTGCGGATCACCCGGGTCGACCACGCCGACGACGGCGCTCTCGCGGCGTGGCACGCGGCGATGTTCGCGGGACTCGGCGCCGGCCGCGACGACCCGCCGATCGTGTCCCTGGACGACGTGCGCGTGACCTACCGGACGCCGGACACCTCGTACCTGCACGAGGCGTACGCCGCCCTCGACGGCGAGACGGTGGTCGGCACCGGGCAGCTCGAGGCGCCGCTGCGCGACAACCCGAGGTACGCCGACGTCGAGGTGGTCGTGCCGCCCGAACACCGCAGGCGCGGTGTCGGCGCCGCATTGTGGGACGCGCTGCACGACCGGTGCCTGGAGCTTCGGCGCACGACGCTCGGCGCGGAGATCCACCAGCCCATCGGAGCGGAGCCGGTACCGGGCTGGGCGTTCGCCGCACGCTGTGGGTTCGTGCACAAGATGACGGAGGTCCGCCAGCGGCTCCAGCTCCCGATCGCCGCGGAACGCCTCGACGAGCTCGAGGCGCACGCGCAGCAGCGCATCGGTGCGTACACCCTCCGCTCGTGGCAGGGGCCGTGCCCCGACGAGTACGCGGAGCAGTACGCGCGGCTGAAGGGCCTGCTCGCGACCGACGCGCCGCTCGGCGACCTCGAGTACGAGCCCGAGGTCTGGGACGTCGAGCGGCTCAGGGAGAACGAGCGCACGGCCGCCGCCCAGGGGCGGACGGTCTTCACCACGGTCGCGGTGAGCCCGGCCGGCTCGCTCGCCGGGCACACCCAGATCGGGGTGGGGGACAAGGCGCACCAGTGGGACACGCTCGTCCACCGCGACCACCGCGGGCACCGGCTCGGGCTCGCGGTGAAGGTCGCGAACCTGCGGATCCTCACCGAGACCCGCCCCGACCTGCGGACGGTCGGCACCTGGAACGCGCCGGACAACGGCCCGATGATCGCCGTCAACGACGCGCTGGGCTTCCGCCCGATCGAACGCAACGAAGAGTGGCAGCGCATCGAGTCCTGA
- a CDS encoding response regulator: protein MTRVVIADDQEMVRTGFSMILSAQDDIEVVGEAADGAEAVRLARELRPDVLLCDIRMPRLDGLEVTRRLAGPELADPMKVVVVTTFDLDEYVYTALRNGACGFLLKDAGPALLVEAVRSAVAGDTLISPSITVRLLQHLTKAKRTPARRPVEPLTDRENDVLLLLARGRTNAEIAGDLFISLGTVKTHVANIQQKLGVRNRVESAAWAWEAGLVADA from the coding sequence ATGACGCGCGTGGTGATCGCCGACGACCAGGAGATGGTCAGGACCGGCTTCTCGATGATCCTCTCCGCCCAGGACGACATCGAGGTCGTCGGCGAGGCGGCCGACGGCGCCGAGGCCGTGCGGCTCGCGCGGGAGCTGCGCCCCGACGTCCTGCTCTGCGACATCAGGATGCCCAGGCTCGACGGCCTCGAGGTCACCAGGCGGTTGGCCGGACCCGAGCTCGCCGACCCGATGAAGGTCGTCGTGGTCACCACGTTCGACCTCGACGAGTATGTCTACACGGCACTGCGCAACGGCGCCTGCGGGTTCCTCCTCAAGGACGCGGGTCCCGCGCTGCTCGTCGAGGCGGTCAGGTCCGCGGTCGCCGGCGACACGCTGATCAGCCCGTCGATCACCGTCCGCCTGCTCCAGCACCTCACGAAGGCGAAGCGGACACCCGCGAGACGCCCGGTCGAGCCCCTCACCGACCGCGAGAACGACGTCCTGCTGCTGCTCGCGCGAGGGCGCACGAACGCCGAGATCGCCGGCGACCTGTTCATCTCGCTCGGCACGGTCAAGACGCACGTCGCGAACATCCAGCAGAAGCTCGGCGTCCGCAACCGGGTCGAGAGCGCGGCCTGGGCCTGGGAGGCCGGCCTCGTCGCGGACGCCTGA